The DNA sequence ATAATACTAATCCTTAAAAATTTTTAATATGATAGTATCACATTTCCAATTATTTATTAAATCATTCCTATAAGCTTCTAATGTTTTTTCAGAAAAAATATCAAATCTACCTTGTCCCCCTGGTTTTCCATCCATCATCCAAGTTATATGATTTGACAAATCATATCTCTGTTCCGCTAATAATTCATATTTATATCCTAACTCATCTAAAATATATTTCAATGATTGAGGATTATAATAATAATGATGCGCAATAGACCAATAAAATTTTTCAAATGTTGGTATATTATAAACAGAAGTCAATACATCCGTAGCAGATGGTATTTCGGCTATAATAACTCCACCATCATTGAGCATTTCGTAAGTTTCTTTTAAAAAATCAAATGGATTAGCTATATGTTCAAATACAAAAAAATGTACTATCAAATCAAATTTAATACTTTCTTTATTCTTTAATTCACTTATGCTTTCGTAAGCTTGATGCCCGTTCTTTTTTAAAAATTCTAAGAATTCACCAGATGGTTCAACCCCATAACAATCTAAACCAACATTTTTAAAAGCATCCATCATAAATCCTGATGAACAACCAATTTCTAATATTTTTTTGCCTTTGTGCAAATGATTGGCTAAAAAGTGCCATCGCCTTTTTACTTGATCTTGGTTTGAATCTATATGCTTTTGTGCATTGCTCCAATCTCGATGGTCACCTACTCTTTTGGACATAAATTTTTCAAACTCTTTTTTATAAAAATGTTTTTCTTCTTCTTCGGTTAAATATGGGTATAAATATATTACACCACATTTTGAACATTCCCAAAAATTATGCTCATCTTTTCCACCAAATACATAATCTGCTCTTAAGATTTGATTCTCTTTACATTTACATACTCTACATATTGGCATTTTAATTCTCCTTAACCCACTCAATCATTTTTTTTAAACCTTGCTCAAAACTTGTTAATGGTTTATCATATATACTGAGTAATAATTGATTATTTGCATATATCCCAAACTGATCACCAGGAGTACCTTTTGATATAACAATATCTTTTGTACTTTGTAAATTATCTTTTATTAAAGTCAATATCTGCTTGACTGTTGTTTTTTTACCTGTCCCAATATTTAAGATTTTGTTTTTAAATTTATCATTTCTTGAAGACTCTATAGTGATGTCAACAACATCATCAATATATATTAAATCCCTAAAACGATTTAAATCACCTTTTACAAGTACCTTTTCAAAAGAATCATCTAAAAATTGCTTCAGATATATACTAACCATGCCCTGTTTTAAATTTTCAAGATTTTGCCCCGGACCATACACATTAAAGTATCTTAATGCTACATACTCTATATCATATTGTTGTGCAAAAATTTTCATATATTTTTCACTTGCCAATTTGCCAACAGCATAAAATGATTTTGGATTTTCAACATCATCTTCAGAAAATTGCTCTTTATTGGATTGCTCCCCATATACAGACATAGTAGAAGCATATACAAATTTTTTACATCCTGTTTTTACACAATATTGCAATAACTTCAAAGTAGATAATGTATTAGTATTTAAATCATATTCTGGGTCTTCAAAACTTATCTCCCCAGAACTTTGACCACCTATATGAAAAATTACATCAAATTTTGCATTTTGAAGCTTTTCAATAGTTTCATTTTTACTAAAATCTTCATTAATAAAAACTGTATTTTTAGGGATGTTAGAAAGATGACCTGTTTGAAGATTGTCTATAACATATACTTCATTTCCCTCATTTAACAATCTATTAGCAATAGCACTACCAATAAACCCTGCTCCTCCTGTTACTAAATATCGCATCTTATTTTCTCTTTCGTATAAGTTTTGCAGGAACACCACCCATAACAGAATATGGTTCTACATCTTTTGTAACTACAGAACCCGCACCAATAATTGAACTTTTGCCTATTTTAGTATTTGCTGTAATCACACAATTTGAGGAAATCCAAACATCATCTTCTATTATAATCTCACCATAAGTATGTCCTTGTTCTCTAAACGGAACATTGGGGTCATCAAAAGTATGATTTGCGGCTCTTAATACACAATTCGGAGCAATCGCACAATCATCTCCAATAACTATCTTACCAAAACTAGCACCAAGTTGTGAATTAGTATTCATTGTGAAGTTATTTCCTATCACAATATCCCCTCCATCATGAGCATAAACATAACTATTTTTCATTAATACTATATCATTACCTAATGAAATATTTTTAAACCCCATAATAGTTACTCCAGTATCAATATTAAATTTTCCTTTTACTTCTTGAAAAAAAGGTCTATAACCCCAATATCTTAATGTTGTGCCCAGTTTTGTTGGTATTGATGATAAGAATGCTATATAAAGTTGAAAAAATAACTTTTTAAATTTATTGATAACTTTCAATTAACTCATCCTTTTTAACCATATCCATAATCCTCTCTAAAATTTCTATATCCACTATTATCTCTTTAATACCTCGCTATCTCTTATAAACTCAAATTTATCAATACAATATTTATAAAAAATATCATAAAAAATAAAAGTTTATAAGTAATGTCATAAATAAGATTGATACTATCTACTACTTCATCTTGATTGAAACTATACTCATGAGCTATCTCATTTCTATCTTTTCTCAACTTCAACCATTCATTTTTATCTACAATTCCTAATTCTTCTAATCTATTGAGTCTGTCTATAAATGGTTTACTTTTTACCTCTTCTCCCATTAGCTCAAGCAATGCTGGGAAAAGTTTATCTCCCATAGTATCCTGTAGCTTAGAAAATCTAAATATAAGCTGATCTATATAGCTAATATAATCATCATTAAGATTGTTATACTTTTGAATATTAAGTGGTATAATTGAATCCAGTTTCTTTTTTGCTAAAAGTAACCTTTTTTTATGCTGATTACATTCATGGAGTTTTTCTATAAATGTAGCTTTTAGATCTCTCATAGTTCTATCCCTGTTCTTAAAGCCTCTTTTTCTATAAGTCTATTTAAATCTTTTGCAATTACTACATCAATTTTTTGCTCACCTATGTACTCATCTAATTTTACTAAAAAATCAATCTTCTTTTTTCTTAACTCATCATGATTTTTAGGAACAATATACAAGTCAATATCCCCACCTCTTTTTGTATCATCTACACGACTTCCAAAAAGATAAATTTTACCATCTTTAAAAGTTTCAAAAAAAGCTTTTTTTATTAAGTTTACTTCATCATCAGTGAGTCTCATCTATTTATACCTTAACTTATATATAGTTCTCAAACAACTCATCATCTTTCATAATCTCCACAACTTTATCCAAATCTTCCTTTGTATCAACAGCTTTTGTTTCATACTCTGTGTCTATCATTTTAACTTTGCCCCCATTTTCAAGAATTCTCATCATATCAACTGATTCTATTATCTCTAAAGGTGTTGGTTCCATTTCATTGTACTCTAGTAAAAAATCTCTAGTAAACGGTATGACACACACTTGTTTTTTCATAGGAACATCCAAAACACCTTTTTTTCTACTTGGTATTGGTTCTCGTGAAAAATAAAGGGCATGATTATTCTTATCCATAACAACTTTTACTTCATTTGGATCTTCAAACTCTTCAACCGTGTTTAAATCGGCTACTAAGTTTGTAATTTTTATGCTTGTATCTTGAAGCATAGGTTCTACTGCTTCATCTATCATCTGAGGAAATGTCAAAGGCTCATCACCCTGCACCATTATCATGATGTCAACTTTGATATTTTCATCTTGTTCTATTTTAAGCATAGCCTCCGCACACCTGTCACTGCATCTCTCATGGCAATCACTTGTCATAACAGCTTTTCCGCCTATGGATTCTACATAATTATAAATTTCTTCATCACATGTAGCTACATACACTTCACTCAAAAGTTTAGACATTTTTACCCTTTTGTAAACATGTCCTATCATTGGCATTCCAAGTATATCTGCCATCGGTTTACCTGGAAACCTACTTGAGCCCATTCTTGCTGGAATTATCGAAATGATATTCATGATTTTATTCCTCGTATAATAAATTTATCAAATCATTACATCCAAAGGAGTAGTGATTTGATATTTATTTTTTAGTTTTTGATAAAGTTGTTATATTTGTCAAATACTAAAACAACTTACAGTTAAAGAGTTGAATGACAGTCATTTTTCCTTATGAGGTGTAATGCCAACTATCTAAGAAAGCATACTGCGTTTAACCTGAGTAACTTACCCATAGGATGCCAGGATGAGTTCTATCTCAATCCTCTATCGTTACGAGGCTGTAAGAAAAAAGTTAAACATACGAAAGGATGTACAGATGCACTATTATGTAGGTATAGATATAGCAAAAGGTTTTCATGTTGCCTGTGTGGTTAATCAAGATGATAAAGTGATAAAGAAGTCACTTAAGTTCAGCAATGATGAGAATGGCTTTAATGAGCTACTTTTACTTTTAAACTCCATTGATGAAGTATCAACCTTTACCATTGGTATGGAAACCACTGGAATTTTCTTTGAAAATCTCTATCTTTATCTGAGTGAAAAAGGATTTAATGTACTATTACTCAATCCTTATCAAACAAATAGATTTAGAGAGATGGACAGCATGAAGAAAGTAAAAAATGACAACATTGATGCTTTAATGATAGCAGCTCTTATTAAATCAGGCAGATACTCTAAAGCCTATGTAAGTGAAGATACTTATCAGAGTATCAAATCACTCTATAGACATAAGAATAATCTACTTGAAGAGATGAAAAAGCATAAAAGACAAATCTCTACACTCTTAGCTGTGGTATTCCCAGAGATGGAACAAGTGATAAGAGATCCCTTTAATGTGACAGGCTTGGCACTTTTAGAGAAGTATCCAACTGCAAAGCATTATCATCATGCGAGTGTAGAGAGAATACTAAAAACCTTTCGGGGTATCAAAGGCAATAACTTCAATGAAGAAAAAGCTACAAAGCTTTTAGAGTTAGCCAAACACTCTGTTTATCAAGGCAATGGTGTAGATGAGAGAGCTTATGTTATTAAATCTCATATCCGAGTGATTAAGCTTCTACAAGAGGAGCTTAAAGAGCTTGAGAATGAGATGTTAAAGCTTTTTAATCAAACACCGCAACTTGAGAGTAATGAAGAGCAAGAGATTATGAATATTATTGATAATCTTAGAACCATACCAGGTGTGAGTGATAAAACCATCTTTGCTCTTATTAGTGAGTGTGGAGACTTAGCGCGATTCAAAAATAATTCTCACTTCATTGGTTATTTAGGTCTTTATCCTACACTAGAGCAATCAGGTAATAAACTCACCTACGGTGCAATCGCAAAAAGAGGTGCAAAGCTTGCTAAAAAAGCTCTCTATCAAGCCGCTATTGCTGCCATTAGGCATAATGAGCAACTCAACAAGCTTTTTCTTGACAAGGTCTCTCAAGGTAGAGCCAAAAAGGAAGCTGTTGTGATTGTTGCAAGGAAGCTTGCACATATCATTTTAGCTATATATAAAAACAATGTTGCCTATAACCCACAAAGGGTATTTCAAGCATCACTATCCTAAAGTTTAATTCAACTATTTAACAATAAGTTGTTATAGAACTTGATAAACACTATATAGGAAATTATATAAATTGTCCTATACCCTCAAGGGGCACCTAGTACCTTATCATTGTCAACCAAACAGTTTTTAGGTGTTTGATCATTGAAACACTTGAGTCAAATTCTAGATAATGACTTTAATAAAGTGCTTCAAAAATCAAACAATCCCAAGAGTTTTATACTCTTGAAAATGTTCTTTGAGGTTTTATTGTTACTGGGCTATTGTTTTTTTTATTTTTTTACTCCGTTTAAGTTATTCTTTATAGGATTGCTTTTTTAATTGTTTCCATCCCTTTTATAGCCAAATCTCGCATAAAAAAGTAATCTATCCCGTAAGCTAAAAATGTACAACCTTGTTCTATCTTCTCTTGTAATTTTGATGGGTCTGTATCTACTACATGAAAACCTGAGGGGATATTGTTTTTTTTGCAACTATCGAGTACAGTTTGCACAGCATCCTTTACATCATCTCGTTCAAACTCTCCAGGATGACCTATACTACCGCTTAAGTCATACGGACCTATAATAGTACCATCTATTCCTTCTACACTTATAATTTCATTTATATTATTTATTGCATCTATATGCTCTATTTGAGCTATGATTACAAGCTCTTCTTCCACCCATTTTTTATATTCTTCAAAACCTGTTCCATATTTAGAAGCTCTGTATAGTCCAACACCTCTTTTGCCTATTGGTGGGTACTTTGCAAACTCTACTGCCTGCAGCGCATCTTCTTTTGAATTTACCATGGGCACTATGATGCCATCAGCTCCCATATCTAAAACTTTTTTTATGATTACTTCTTCATTTTTACTTACTCTTACAAGTGCTTTTATTCCACTTGATTGAATGGTCGCTATTAAATCTTGAATTGTTTTTAAGTCTATTGAAGTATGCTCTGTATCTACTACAAGCCATTCAAAACCAGCCAAAGCCATAACTTCAACACTCATAGTATCGCCTATCATTATCCAACTACCAATAGTTAACTCATTGTTTTTTAGTTTATTTTTTAGTGACATTTTTTAACCTTAAAAAAAGTGTATTTATCTCATCTCTATCAGTTGCAAAAACTTTTGGAAATATATATGCTCCTATTATAACAAAACCTGTATATAGTGTACTTGATGTCAAAAAATTTATCAGAGGAGAGGTAAAACTAAAAACATGACTTGATATATAAGCGATGACTACAAAAAACACTATGGAATAAATTTGATGATATACAAATGACTTCATCTTAAAGTTTAAAAATTTAGCATTAAAATAAAGTTGAATATTTACACCAATTAGTTGAAGAATAAGTATTTTAACGGCAAGTCCTATAGCCCCAAAATCTAAAATATATATCAGTCCAAAAGATATAAACATCCCTAGTGGCTGTGTAAATAAAGATATATTGCGCATAAGTTTCGTCTTCCCAGTAGCATAAAATACACTTCCACTAAGCTGTCCATAAGTTTGATGAATAGGGTACAATGCCATTATCATTAAAACCGGATAAGCATTTTGAAATTTTTCATCTGTAAATATTGCCAATACATTTTCACTCTGTATAGAAATAAATACCGCAAAATATGCAGCTATACTATAAAGCATAGGTATATATCTATAAAAAAGTTTTCTCATATTTTCTAAATCTTTTTTCTCATAAGATTTACTAAATTCTCTAGTGATGATAGGTGTCATAGCAGAGGTAAATAAAAAACACATAGCTGCTAAACTATAAGCAAGACCATAAAACCCGGTTTGTTCACTTCCAGCTATTTTTTGAAGAAGCCAAATATCAAAAAAACCGGCAATTAGTCCTACTATGCTGTATATCACAAGAGGATGACAATATTCTATAAACTCTTTTGAGAGATTTAGAATTGAAAATTTAAGACTAAAAACATTTTCAAATATCCTTTTTTTAACAAACAGCCAAGAAATTATCAATAAAAAAGATATTAATGCAATATATTGAAAATAAAAATATTTATGTAAATCAAAAGCAGTAACA is a window from the Sulfurimonas hydrogeniphila genome containing:
- a CDS encoding class I SAM-dependent methyltransferase; this encodes MPICRVCKCKENQILRADYVFGGKDEHNFWECSKCGVIYLYPYLTEEEEKHFYKKEFEKFMSKRVGDHRDWSNAQKHIDSNQDQVKRRWHFLANHLHKGKKILEIGCSSGFMMDAFKNVGLDCYGVEPSGEFLEFLKKNGHQAYESISELKNKESIKFDLIVHFFVFEHIANPFDFLKETYEMLNDGGVIIAEIPSATDVLTSVYNIPTFEKFYWSIAHHYYYNPQSLKYILDELGYKYELLAEQRYDLSNHITWMMDGKPGGQGRFDIFSEKTLEAYRNDLINNWKCDTIILKIFKD
- a CDS encoding lipopolysaccharide biosynthesis protein, with product MQENSLKKRYSIKLFANIISGIIGAILVAIVLKALGPVAYGQFVYLQDFFMKAIGFLDMGSSIAFFTKLSARHTRKELISFYFLYSIAVLFIVLLFVYGVKSLGYSEKLLPNIPSEYIFMGLLFGFLSWFTQIFIKISDAYALTVSVELIKIGHKIASLLLLLCFVYVTAFDLHKYFYFQYIALISFLLIISWLFVKKRIFENVFSLKFSILNLSKEFIEYCHPLVIYSIVGLIAGFFDIWLLQKIAGSEQTGFYGLAYSLAAMCFLFTSAMTPIITREFSKSYEKKDLENMRKLFYRYIPMLYSIAAYFAVFISIQSENVLAIFTDEKFQNAYPVLMIMALYPIHQTYGQLSGSVFYATGKTKLMRNISLFTQPLGMFISFGLIYILDFGAIGLAVKILILQLIGVNIQLYFNAKFLNFKMKSFVYHQIYSIVFFVVIAYISSHVFSFTSPLINFLTSSTLYTGFVIIGAYIFPKVFATDRDEINTLFLRLKNVTKK
- a CDS encoding IS110 family transposase, producing MHYYVGIDIAKGFHVACVVNQDDKVIKKSLKFSNDENGFNELLLLLNSIDEVSTFTIGMETTGIFFENLYLYLSEKGFNVLLLNPYQTNRFREMDSMKKVKNDNIDALMIAALIKSGRYSKAYVSEDTYQSIKSLYRHKNNLLEEMKKHKRQISTLLAVVFPEMEQVIRDPFNVTGLALLEKYPTAKHYHHASVERILKTFRGIKGNNFNEEKATKLLELAKHSVYQGNGVDERAYVIKSHIRVIKLLQEELKELENEMLKLFNQTPQLESNEEQEIMNIIDNLRTIPGVSDKTIFALISECGDLARFKNNSHFIGYLGLYPTLEQSGNKLTYGAIAKRGAKLAKKALYQAAIAAIRHNEQLNKLFLDKVSQGRAKKEAVVIVARKLAHIILAIYKNNVAYNPQRVFQASLS
- a CDS encoding acyltransferase; this encodes MKVINKFKKLFFQLYIAFLSSIPTKLGTTLRYWGYRPFFQEVKGKFNIDTGVTIMGFKNISLGNDIVLMKNSYVYAHDGGDIVIGNNFTMNTNSQLGASFGKIVIGDDCAIAPNCVLRAANHTFDDPNVPFREQGHTYGEIIIEDDVWISSNCVITANTKIGKSSIIGAGSVVTKDVEPYSVMGGVPAKLIRKRK
- the kdsB gene encoding 3-deoxy-manno-octulosonate cytidylyltransferase; amino-acid sequence: MNIISIIPARMGSSRFPGKPMADILGMPMIGHVYKRVKMSKLLSEVYVATCDEEIYNYVESIGGKAVMTSDCHERCSDRCAEAMLKIEQDENIKVDIMIMVQGDEPLTFPQMIDEAVEPMLQDTSIKITNLVADLNTVEEFEDPNEVKVVMDKNNHALYFSREPIPSRKKGVLDVPMKKQVCVIPFTRDFLLEYNEMEPTPLEIIESVDMMRILENGGKVKMIDTEYETKAVDTKEDLDKVVEIMKDDELFENYI
- a CDS encoding HpcH/HpaI aldolase family protein, translated to MSLKNKLKNNELTIGSWIMIGDTMSVEVMALAGFEWLVVDTEHTSIDLKTIQDLIATIQSSGIKALVRVSKNEEVIIKKVLDMGADGIIVPMVNSKEDALQAVEFAKYPPIGKRGVGLYRASKYGTGFEEYKKWVEEELVIIAQIEHIDAINNINEIISVEGIDGTIIGPYDLSGSIGHPGEFERDDVKDAVQTVLDSCKKNNIPSGFHVVDTDPSKLQEKIEQGCTFLAYGIDYFFMRDLAIKGMETIKKAIL
- a CDS encoding nucleotidyltransferase family protein, producing MRLTDDEVNLIKKAFFETFKDGKIYLFGSRVDDTKRGGDIDLYIVPKNHDELRKKKIDFLVKLDEYIGEQKIDVVIAKDLNRLIEKEALRTGIEL
- a CDS encoding NAD-dependent epimerase/dehydratase family protein; translated protein: MRYLVTGGAGFIGSAIANRLLNEGNEVYVIDNLQTGHLSNIPKNTVFINEDFSKNETIEKLQNAKFDVIFHIGGQSSGEISFEDPEYDLNTNTLSTLKLLQYCVKTGCKKFVYASTMSVYGEQSNKEQFSEDDVENPKSFYAVGKLASEKYMKIFAQQYDIEYVALRYFNVYGPGQNLENLKQGMVSIYLKQFLDDSFEKVLVKGDLNRFRDLIYIDDVVDITIESSRNDKFKNKILNIGTGKKTTVKQILTLIKDNLQSTKDIVISKGTPGDQFGIYANNQLLLSIYDKPLTSFEQGLKKMIEWVKEN